In Mytilus edulis unplaced genomic scaffold, xbMytEdul2.2 SCAFFOLD_1316, whole genome shotgun sequence, a single genomic region encodes these proteins:
- the LOC139506087 gene encoding uncharacterized protein, with the protein MRSRRQDIRRVWYGDSGTTYVEGLLNNGEGGNTSRSPFDNGNPTMNGSPSTFHNSIHHNDEHMVNGDEPMDSSDGEFSDNIDASSDISRESSSLNSINRNSSHGNSSLQQAATS; encoded by the exons ATGAGGTCACGACGACAAGATATCAGACGTGTTTGGTACGGTGATTCTGGCACTACATATGTGGAGGGATTACTCAATAATG GAGAAGGAGGAAACACTTCAAGGTCACCTTTTGACAACGGAAACCCAACAATGAATGGATCCCCATCCACGTTCCACAATAGTATCCACCATAATGACGAACACATGGTGAACGGTGACGAACCGATGGATAGTAGTGATGGTGAATTTAGTGACAATATTGACGCTTCATCAGACATTAGTAGGGAATCCTCATCATTAAATTCTATAAATAGAAACAGTTCCCATGGAAACAGTAGTCTGCAACAAGCTGCAACGTCATAG